From Oceanispirochaeta sp., the proteins below share one genomic window:
- a CDS encoding DUF3369 domain-containing protein, whose amino-acid sequence MAQKLVFNTIKTEQPNTPAESWNILIVDDDVDVHEATVFALKGEIILGKSLEFFHAYTGEEGLEKIKTIPDLAIILMDVVMETKTSGLEAIQTIREELDLHMVRIILSTGQPGDAPELDTIHRYDINDYKTKSELTRNKLMTTVITAIRSYSQLQIIEDGKAGLEKIINANSQFRSDLSLESFGTKVLLLTSSLFHLPLDGFICRTLKDGRSDRIRIIASSGSFKEKGNYQSGL is encoded by the coding sequence ATGGCACAAAAACTTGTTTTCAATACAATTAAGACTGAACAACCTAATACCCCTGCTGAAAGTTGGAATATCCTGATAGTGGATGATGATGTTGATGTCCATGAGGCCACTGTTTTTGCCTTGAAGGGAGAAATCATTCTGGGCAAGTCTCTGGAATTCTTTCATGCCTATACCGGGGAGGAGGGTCTTGAAAAAATCAAAACCATTCCGGATCTCGCTATTATTCTGATGGATGTTGTCATGGAAACTAAAACATCAGGACTCGAAGCCATTCAGACCATCCGTGAAGAACTGGACCTCCATATGGTCCGCATCATTCTCAGTACCGGTCAACCCGGAGATGCACCCGAACTTGACACCATTCACAGGTATGACATCAATGACTACAAAACAAAAAGTGAGCTGACCCGTAATAAGCTTATGACAACAGTCATTACCGCCATCCGGTCCTACAGTCAGCTTCAAATCATAGAGGATGGCAAGGCAGGACTGGAGAAGATAATTAATGCCAACAGCCAATTCAGGTCTGATCTCAGCCTGGAGTCCTTCGGGACAAAGGTCCTTCTTCTTACTTCCAGCCTATTCCATCTCCCTCTGGACGGCTTTATATGCCGTACCCTGAAAGATGGAAGGAGCGACCGGATCAGGATCATTGCTTCCTCGGGCAGTTTCAAGGAAAAGGGTAATTATCAGTCTGGCCTATGA
- a CDS encoding RrF2 family transcriptional regulator, giving the protein MKLSTKSRYATRLMVNLAWNFQQGPMQLNEISRKEEISEKYLSQIVITLRGAGLIRSVRGAHGGYLLTKDPAGITLKEIVEVMEGGLDIVDCLNNEKNCNRSGQCITRNVWNKVSLAIKKALEEISLDDLAKQVREADEPMYFI; this is encoded by the coding sequence ATGAAACTGTCCACCAAATCCAGATATGCGACTCGTTTAATGGTCAATCTGGCATGGAATTTCCAACAGGGCCCGATGCAGTTAAATGAAATTTCAAGAAAAGAGGAAATTTCAGAGAAGTATCTGAGCCAGATAGTCATCACCCTCCGGGGAGCCGGTCTTATAAGATCCGTTCGGGGAGCTCATGGCGGCTACCTGCTCACAAAGGATCCAGCCGGGATAACCCTGAAGGAGATTGTCGAGGTAATGGAAGGCGGTCTGGATATTGTAGATTGTCTGAATAACGAAAAAAATTGCAACCGGTCAGGACAATGCATAACCCGGAATGTATGGAATAAGGTGAGTCTGGCCATTAAAAAAGCCCTTGAAGAGATCAGCCTGGATGATCTGGCAAAACAGGTACGGGAAGCGGATGAACCCATGTATTTTATCTAG